In Brevibacterium pigmentatum, the sequence GCCCCTCGCCCGGGGTCGGCACAGGTACCTCGTCGAACAGGTAGTTCTCTGCAGTGGGAGCGCCCACAGGGCGCGAGTTCAGGCGAATCCGATGGTTGGTCGTCATGGAGACGGTTCCTTTCAGCAGCAGATCATTCTTCACTTGTGTGCTTCAGTGGGGCGACAGGTGCATCCGCGACGATCACCGATGCTGTCGGTCATAACAACCATTCGGGATCGCCCGATGTTCCTGATCGAACGATTTTTCTGACACCGAGGCAGCACCCAGTCGAGCCCTCCCCACCAGATCACGAGCCGCCGTCTCCCAGTCGGGATCGAAGGCCCACCCGAAATCGCCGAGGTGGTCGAGCAGGTGGCTGCCATTGTCCCGGATGATCTCCGACCACTCCCTCGGCCACGCCCCGAAGTTCGCCGCCGCGGCGAGCTCGTCGACGTCCTTGAACACTGCGCCTGTCGGATCGAGCCGACCGTCCTCGGCATGCAGAGGCATAGACGCGACCGGGAAGGTGATATCGAGGATGTGATCGCTGGTGAACAGCGCATCATCGGTGCGTTGGTGCGTGGACTCAAGATTGATGTACCACTCGACCCGCACGCCGCCGATCTCCGGACGATCGACACCGTCCCCAGCATCTTTGAGCAGCACCCACACGGAGAACGGAACCTGCGGCGGAACGATCTTGAGCACCCCGCGGCCCCGCCACGTGCCCTCGACATTGATCCTGGTGGGCGCCTCGGCCAGAGGTCGGAACCGGGCCTTCAACGGCACGTCGTGGGCGTTCGTCTCCTCCCACCCGACGATCCGGGTCTCCTGCGTCGGCGTACCCCCGGCCAACCACAGGACGGCACCGTCGGGTCCATCCGCGATGACACGCATCGGGCGGGCCACCTCGGCGCGGTCACGGTCGAAGTCGAAACGCCGGAACGTCCAGGTCACGGTCTGCCCAGGAGTCCAGAACGGCGCCTGTCCCACGGGTCTGACCTGGGACGGGGTAGGGATCGTAAACGGATCGCGCAGCCTCATGCGGGCAGTCTATGCGCCGGGCATGGACGAGCGCTGAGGACCGACCGCCGCCCGTGTCGGCAAACATCGCATCAGTCGGGCCGAACTCCGGACCGTCCCCTGAGTCGGCGGCGGCGAGGTCATAGAGTGGGGCCATGAACGACTCCGAT encodes:
- a CDS encoding DUF402 domain-containing protein yields the protein MRLRDPFTIPTPSQVRPVGQAPFWTPGQTVTWTFRRFDFDRDRAEVARPMRVIADGPDGAVLWLAGGTPTQETRIVGWEETNAHDVPLKARFRPLAEAPTRINVEGTWRGRGVLKIVPPQVPFSVWVLLKDAGDGVDRPEIGGVRVEWYINLESTHQRTDDALFTSDHILDITFPVASMPLHAEDGRLDPTGAVFKDVDELAAAANFGAWPREWSEIIRDNGSHLLDHLGDFGWAFDPDWETAARDLVGRARLGAASVSEKSFDQEHRAIPNGCYDRQHR